The nucleotide window GCATGCTCCTTTTTTAACCACCTCCTAAAGCTGCATTCAAGTAGATCTTCTtccagattaaaaaaaaaaaagtagatcttcttccttttatagaaataaaatattattatttactattttttaactcattttataattaattaatataattatgttatatcattaaatataatttgatttataaaactatcattcattttataaagaattataaaataattataaaaaattataaatttgccattttccaaatattatttcttcatcttatttttatatatttttgcaatgatcatcttttttaaatcGCACggttatattttgtaatgatttttttaagaggGATGTTACTTATCATTCCAcactatatattttacatattttaaaattattttttattattttaattttattttattatttttaaataattgacttgttctacttatcatccatacactatatacttgttataagaaaaaagaaaaaaaaaataggtgtggtgtgtgagaatgataagtagacttattctttttttaattttatatttttattgagagatgctactcatcatcacacattacatactttacatattttaatttttttttattttattcttgttaaactaattgagttgttctagatcatcatctatacaccacatacttattatgaaaaaaaattaaaagaggtgTGATGTGTgtggatgataagtaaaattattctaaaagaaatcaattagttgaggaagaataaaacaaaaaaataaaataaaataagtgtgGTGTATGTAAAGATAATAAGTAACAAAActctataatttattaataatatattgagtTTGGacaataatactatatataaattttaagtgtgcaagttttttcttttttgtaaaaaagtagatcaaatttaaaaagaatagatttttCGATACTTTTTACAGTGAAgtccacttttttatataaaaaaaaatatattgtatgagACTTCTCGAtccatttaaaatttgtacagaTCATTACTCATGTATTAATGTTAGGGAAATACTAAAACTACAAATTGATTACATAAAAACAATCCTAcaaatttatgtaatttgatCATGTGCATGGTTCATCAAATTgtaaaagttaattatttttattataaaataaatctaactagCAGGACTCAGTATCCTCTGTATGTTGATAGTGCTAAAATTAGGAACAACCGCACTCATGAAAAACTCGTTTTCCCGAACTGCATACACCATTTGCGGGAAATGAATGAAacgttgtatatatatttggctttaaattaaaaaaccaaCAGCGACAATCCAAAAcgaccattatatataaatatatatatatttttatatatatattcaattttcatcgATCTCATGATAATCTAGATTCCAAGTACTATATACCGATCATCttcaaaaaggaaataatggtACTAATTAATGTAAGCTTCAAGGATTGCCACACAGTGAAGCCAGCGGAGCCAACAAGGAATGGACCCCTGCCCTTATCAGAATTGGATCAAATCGGCACCATAACTCATGTTCCCACAATCTATTTCTACCGCCCACCTCTGTGCTGGCTTTCATCACCCGACTCCATTTCCAATACTCTCAGAGACTCTTTGAGCAAGGCATTAGTGCCTTTCTATCCACTCGCAGGCCGTTTGCGCTGGATAGGTTGTGGCCGTCTCGAGCTTGACTGCAATGCCAAAGGGGTTTCATTATATGTAGCCGAATCTGAAGCCAAACTAGATGATATTGGCTACTCATCTCCCTCTCCTGGATATGATCAGTACCTTATCCCATCTATAGACTATGGCTCAGTTCCAATCCATGATCTGCCATTGTTGTTGGTTCAACTCACTAAATTCAAGTGTGGGGGCATTAGCCTCGGCCTAAGGATATCACATGCTGTTGTTGACGGAACAAGCGCCCTGCACTTCTTTTCCGAGTGGGCTAGGCTTGCCAGGGGCGAGCCATTAGGTGCAGAACCATTTCTTGATCGAAAAGTAGTGTTCCGAGCTGGGGATCCCCCGATTGCTGCTCCAATATGCCTCGACCATCCGGAATATAGTCATCCAGTACCGCTCTTGCTCGGGCAGTCTGATGATGTAGAGGAGCGAAAGAAGAAAACAACGTTGGCCATGCTAAAGCTTTCCAAAACCCAAGTTGAAAAGCTCAAGAACATGGGAAATCAGGATCGAGTAATCGGTAGTACTGATGCTGCTGGCCGTGCTTACACCCGATACGAGACCGTGGCAGGACACATATGGCGATGTGCATGCAAAGCACGTCGACACAAAGACGAACAGCCTACGGCATTAAGTATTTGTGTCGATTCACGGAGCCGCATGCATCCGCCATTGCCACGAGAGTATTTTGGAAATGCAGCGCTGGATATTCCAGCTACGAGTCATGCGGGGGAGTTGATGTCCAAACCATTAGGCTACGCTTCGAGCAGGATAAGAGCAGCGATTGAGAGAGTGACGGATACGTACGTGAAGTCGGCTCTGGAATTTCTGAAGAATGAACCGGACTTGACGCGGTTCCAAGACATTCGTGCCGAAGAGGCGCCTTTCTATGGGAACCCAAATCTCGGGGTCGTGAACTGGATGACGCTGCCGATCTACGGGCTTGATTTTGGGTGGGGGAAGGAAATTTACATGGGGCCGGGAACGCATGATTTAGACGGGGACTCGCTCGTCCTCCATAGCCCTGATGGAGATGGATCTTTgattgtgatgttgtgcctgcAAAGAGCTCATATGGATGCTTTTACGAAGCATTTCTACGAagatatcatataaattttatagaatcgaaaatagcatatatatataatatatgctcCTGAAATAAATAAGCTAGCTCTGGCTAGCTaggatcgatcgatcgatcgaagAGGTCCAATACGTACTGCATGCTTTCAGACTGATCAAAGTAATAAGGAGATCATGAGcaagtagaaaaataaaataaattagaatatcTGACGCGCGTTTTATGCATGggatcaattttatatatatataggaagaaaTCAAGTTGCTTTGCCAATTATTATATCCATTTTCccagatattatatatatatatatatataaatatatattatcttccTCTCTAATTTATACGTACGTTCATTGCAGTTGATCATCTTCAAAGTAGGGTGAGGCTACCTAATTGTCTAAACCTCGATTGGAGACTGATCAGCAGTAGTAAAACTGTATATATGCTCTTCCCGCAAGCAATGCATAAACGGATTAGACAAGGTTTAATTTGAACAGATTAACTTCTCCTATTCATTACACTTGTTGATGTCGTATTTCGCAGCCCGAGCACTTTCGCGATAACCAAGCTCACGCTACTTGCAATTGAGAAGAAAGGGCTCCGGCAATATCCTGGGTCActtcgatgccaaagtcaatGAACAATCATCCAGTGATAAGAACTACTCtaaagaataataattagaaCAATCGAAATTAAGAGAGAGCCCTCCGGTCGAAGGGATGACGGTTATTTATACCTGATCCGGGTTCGGCTGCCGAGGGAGATCATGATGTGTCATGTGTTAGACATGTTACCACTCATTGCCTGCTGCCTCAATGTGTCACGACTTAGGCAGTTGAGAGAGATCGTAGCGTGTCAATCGTGCTAGGTCAGTCTTGTTGCCACCTTTCTGTCAGGGTTGGGTGTCAGGTCGTGGGCGAGCCGTCCTTCATATGTGGGGTGCACCGTTGCGTGTTGGGTCTCCTGACATATACATTGAATGCGGCGTGCCTTGAGTCTGACGAGTCCATGACTGGGCACATTTAGCTGTTTGCATGCAGTTGGACGTCTTGTCCGGTGCTCTTCGGTAGGGCTCAGTAGGCTGCCGAGCCCCGAGACGATCCCATTGATATATCCGAGCTCGACAATAAAAAAGGCTTTCCCAGGTAGGTTTGTGGTCATGGGTTCGGCACGTGGTCTTCTGACCTGGACTCTTAGCTCACAGGAGGGTTTCGTCTTTGAGCCTGGAGTTTTGTGACTTGACCTCTTCAGGCCTGGCCCATTCTGGGATCGGCCCCTCCCTCACAACACTAGTTATTGGCTGAATAATTCAGCACTTACGGTAGTTATCTCCTAGGAATGTTGATTAACTATTTACGACGAGTATTAAGGCAATTTTGTGATAAGGC belongs to Juglans regia cultivar Chandler chromosome 8, Walnut 2.0, whole genome shotgun sequence and includes:
- the LOC108979504 gene encoding spermidine hydroxycinnamoyl transferase-like, with amino-acid sequence MVLINVSFKDCHTVKPAEPTRNGPLPLSELDQIGTITHVPTIYFYRPPLCWLSSPDSISNTLRDSLSKALVPFYPLAGRLRWIGCGRLELDCNAKGVSLYVAESEAKLDDIGYSSPSPGYDQYLIPSIDYGSVPIHDLPLLLVQLTKFKCGGISLGLRISHAVVDGTSALHFFSEWARLARGEPLGAEPFLDRKVVFRAGDPPIAAPICLDHPEYSHPVPLLLGQSDDVEERKKKTTLAMLKLSKTQVEKLKNMGNQDRVIGSTDAAGRAYTRYETVAGHIWRCACKARRHKDEQPTALSICVDSRSRMHPPLPREYFGNAALDIPATSHAGELMSKPLGYASSRIRAAIERVTDTYVKSALEFLKNEPDLTRFQDIRAEEAPFYGNPNLGVVNWMTLPIYGLDFGWGKEIYMGPGTHDLDGDSLVLHSPDGDGSLIVMLCLQRAHMDAFTKHFYEDII